A window of Miscanthus floridulus cultivar M001 chromosome 12, ASM1932011v1, whole genome shotgun sequence genomic DNA:
CGCaccccgccgccgcggcgcggCGACGATCCCCACCCCGACGTCTCCGCCCCCGCCCACCACCGCATCCTGCTCGAGGCCGGCCGCCTCGCCGCGCACTACCTGGTCGCCCAGGGCGTCATCCCCGAGCATGTGCTCCGGGCCAGGGAAGACCCGCCCGCCCCACGCCCCGCGCACCCTCCCGCCAGCCGCGGGAGAAAGCTaaacgacggcggcggtggcggcgatccGAGATCGCGCCGGAACGATGGGGACTGGGCCCGCGTCTGGGAGGATGACGACAGGCAGGCACGGAAGGCGACCAGATGGGACAGGAGGAGCCACAGCTTTGACGAGAGGCGTAAGTACCACGACGCCGGCCATGATGTGGACAGGGGCGCCCGCCGGACTCGAGACTATGATGAGCCCAGGAGACCTCCGATGTCGAGGTCCTACTCGCATAACGATCGCCGGCCTTCCGCTGATGGCGGCAGAGTGGATccaaggagcaggagcaggaccaGGAGCTACTAcgctggcagtggcagtggcagcagTAGAGATTTGGGTCACACCAAGGTGCCAGACTCTGGCATTATTCCTGCTGCTGCTGGTAGGGACTACCGTCATGTCGATGAAATGCCAAGGCACCAGCGGAGGGTGCCTAGTTCAGTGGTGGTTGCAGAGGTGAATGACAGTGCCGATGAGGAAATGGCTATCGAAGACGGGGAGATGGTGTCAGAGATCCACGGACTGAATCGCACTCGAGACATTTCTGAAGGCGAGGATGGTGAGTTTGAACAAGACATTTCTGAAGGTGAGGACGGTGAGTTTGCAGCTGCTCGCTTGAATGGTGTTGAAATGGATGCCACCCACACCCAGCACCAACTGTCTGATTCTGATACCAATGTTCATCCGTTGGAATCTGTTGAGGAACCGGCCGTGCATAGGGGGTCCCAGCTCAGCAATGCCGTAGAGGACAGGGAAGCTGCCAATGCACCCATGGTCATGGATGCTTGTACGAGGGAAACATTAGGTGAGGACAATGACTGCTCTCAAGCAAGGGATGAAATGGTGGCTCCACATCCACAGAGTGAAGGTGTGGCTGGTGCTGGCGATTTTAACAGAGATAAACCAGAGCTGCCAGCTTCGTGCAGGGTTTTTGACCTCAACGTCGTCGAAACTCCAGATGCCTGCGAAATGACTGAGATCTCTGGTGATCCTCAAGCAGATCATGTTTCTGATTCTGTGCCTGATTTAGTTGGCCGGATACACCAGCAAACTAACTGTCATGCTTCAGAAATTCAAGGTCAAGATGAGCGTGCAGGGGATAGTCACATGTCGAAGAATGGGCATGACTTGATTAGGTATGATCTGAACAGTGAGGCTGTTGAAGATGCACAGGATATTCACCTGTTGGAGAATGAGAAATTACTTCTAAGTCATGGCATTGATGCGCATGATATGACTAGAATCCAATGGAGCAATGGGCATTTACATCTGAATCAAAATGCAGATGGGCTTGAACATGAAAACGACTGGATGGAGAACCATACTGTGATTGGTGAGCAGCTGCTGCTAGGTGATGGCATGGATGGACATCCTGTCCGTAAGTATCAAATGGCGTCAGAACCCAAGCGTTTACCTATGGGTGTCTATGATTTGCATAGCTACAATCTGAAAAGCGAGAAAATGCTTCTAAATGATGGTGCAGACAAGCATGCACATGATAGTTGCCATTTGAAGGATGGGCAAATGCTTCTCAATCAGTCTGCGAATCGACAGGCTAGAATTCACAATAGAGCCAATGAGCGAACAATTCCTGTGATTAATCTCGAAGATGATGATTATGAAGAGCAGTCTGATATCAGGGAGTTTCTCGAATCCAAGTAAGCCACTTTCGATTTTCTTTTGTTGTACACTCAAGGGAAAGATAAAAAATCCTTcacatgcatctgaacatgttcaCTATACACACCTGTAGTATTCTGGAACAGCAAACCTCAACTTTTTCTCACGATCCTCAGATTTTGTTGGACCAAGATCACGACCTTTACAGTTGGTACACCTTTTCTGTGCTAACATTAGCTTTGTCTTGATATGTTTTTTTGTGAACTGTCATCCACAAACCACAATTCCTGGCTCTGCATGGCCACATGATGCAGTGAACACTGCATTGGACATTTGGACGATGAAAAGTACTTGCTAGGTCTCTAATATACCGGTTTGTTTTTAGTAGCATATAAACATGTTTGTGCTATGGGAGAGCATACTATCGAACGGTTTTCACATAATCTAAAAATGTTTGTGCTATGTCTCTAATAAACTGAATTCATACACAAAATCGAACGGTTTTCACATATTCAGCTGCTCTTCTGCTCATGTTCTATTGATTTCAATACATCGACATGAATGAAACCAAAATGGTTGACTGTTTCTACTAGATGTATGCGTTCTGCATACTCAACGAATATTTCGTCAGATCAGGCAGGCTGTGTTCTTGTGTATTTGTGCTGTCGCGTGacagttgcaaacaataataatttGTTGACTTCCTTGACTCGCCTGGTTTGTGTTGAGAAATGAGAACCTATTTGTTCCTTAGCTTGTTTTTGTTGAGCGAGTGAACTTGACAAGTTTACTTTGCTTTTGCTGACTGCTGGGGTACTAGAAATAATAGTAGATTGATTATcaacctgttcgcttggtcgtaaacgatcataaattttcagccagaacagtatttttctctcacaccaaaccagccagtagtaaaccagccagcagtaatagtCTACGATCGTTTcggccccagccgaacaggctgtatgaCTTGCTAACTTATTTGTTGTTGTGTGTTTTGTTGGTCAGAAGTTGTCAATGCCTGGGAGTGGGACCTGCCATTCTCTGAGCTTGGGAAGTGGGCAAGTGGCCATGTTGTTTGCCTAGCCGGCTCCGAGATTCTGCGTCAGGCAGTGCAGTATGTTCCTGGAGCATGGGAAACAAGATTGCATTGCGCGGGGCTGATCTGGTGAAGTTGGTAGGTTCGTTCATGCAATGTCTTTTTTTCCCCAGATCCCCAGAGCCAGAGCAGAGGGTGGTAGACTGGTAGCGGTTCTCTTCAGTTTTTGCTTGCTAGAATTTGCTGGTAGTAATTAGTGTAGATGTTTAGCTGAACAGTAGGTGGTGCATGAActtgagcagcagcagcagactatGCTGCCCTTTTAGGTTTGTTGTTTGGTATTTATTTGCCCTGTACTGCTTGGCTTGACATCCTTGTTGAAGATTCTTGAGAAACGCCGGTTCGGTGTGTGATATAATAATTATTAATCAGCATATAATAAGGGGGATATGTGTGCAGTGCAGTATAATACCACATCGATCTCTCTCTGATGATGAATGGAACTGATTGATTATCCAGGCAGCATCTGTAATGTGAATATGTGATGCATCCATCCATACATATACGATGCGAATGCGACGTACCATAAGGTTTCCTGCCCTTTCCATGCTGGTGCGGTGGTGCGTGTGCGTGCATGCATTCTAGCTCTAGCTTTTGCTTTGCTGCCGTGCCGAGGTGATTGGGTGATGCATGGCCGCATTTATTTATTCAGTGTATCTGCCTGGCGGGTGGCGGGCTGAGCCAACGGGAGGCGGTTGGTTCCTTCCCGGTGGCCTGTGGAGGGAGGGTGGAGTTGGTTTCTGTTGCAGATGTCAACGGGGAATTCTCCGTCGGAGAGTGCCTCTCCATCCCCGTCTCCGTGGGGAAGAAAATTCTTCATCTCCATCCCCGTCAAGTGCCACGGGGAGACTTTCTCCCTATCCCCATCCCCGCGGGGAATTAGTCCCCGTGGGGATCCTCATGGGCCGCAGGTATTTtatcgtcatctacaaagtttgcacttcaaactttatttaagtagcacatacatgttctatagcattttcgcttaataaaatttggtttaaaaccctaagtgatataacgggactatgaaatgtaactttcgtttcgcgtTTTTGTTGATCGTTTCGACAGGAGCTAGGGTTGCAACATTGCTTATATATCACAGGTATTGGACATTGCCAGTATATGGGCCTTTGGAATCGGGTCCCCGCGGGGAGCGGGGACGGGGGCCTGCATACCATCCCCGCCCCC
This region includes:
- the LOC136498193 gene encoding uncharacterized protein isoform X1 — protein: MHSPRSRIRGRDPHPPSGGGRHRRRSPPAPPSPRYQRRPQRRTPPPRRGDDPHPDVSAPAHHRILLEAGRLAAHYLVAQGVIPEHVLRAREDPPAPRPAHPPASRGRKLNDGGGGGDPRSRRNDGDWARVWEDDDRQARKATRWDRRSHSFDERRKYHDAGHDVDRGARRTRDYDEPRRPPMSRSYSHNDRRPSADGGRVDPRSRSRTRSYYAGSGSGSSRDLGHTKVPDSGIIPAAAGRDYRHVDEMPRHQRRVPSSVVVAEVNDSADEEMAIEDGEMVSEIHGLNRTRDISEGEDGEFEQDISEGEDGEFAAARLNGVEMDATHTQHQLSDSDTNVHPLESVEEPAVHRGSQLSNAVEDREAANAPMVMDACTRETLGEDNDCSQARDEMVAPHPQSEGVAGAGDFNRDKPELPASCRVFDLNVVETPDACEMTEISGDPQADHVSDSVPDLVGRIHQQTNCHASEIQGQDERAGDSHMSKNGHDLIRYDLNSEAVEDAQDIHLLENEKLLLSHGIDAHDMTRIQWSNGHLHLNQNADGLEHENDWMENHTVIGEQLLLGDGMDGHPVRKYQMASEPKRLPMGVYDLHSYNLKSEKMLLNDGADKHAHDSCHLKDGQMLLNQSANRQARIHNRANERTIPVINLEDDDYEEQSDIREFLESKSCQCLGVGPAIL
- the LOC136498193 gene encoding uncharacterized protein isoform X2 — translated: MHSPRSRIRGRDPHPPSGGGRHRRRSPPAPPSPRYQRRPQRRTPPPRRGDDPHPDVSAPAHHRILLEAGRLAAHYLVAQGVIPEHVLRAREDPPAPRPAHPPASRGRKLNDGGGGGDPRSRRNDGDWARVWEDDDRQARKATRWDRRSHSFDERRKYHDAGHDVDRGARRTRDYDEPRRPPMSRSYSHNDRRPSADGGRVDPRSRSRTRSYYAGSGSGSSRDLGHTKVPDSGIIPAAAGRDYRHVDEMPRHQRRVPSSVVVAEVNDSADEEMAIEDGEMVSEIHGLNRTRDISEGEDGEFEQDISEGEDGEFAAARLNGVEMDATHTQHQLSDSDTNVHPLESVEEPAVHRGSQLSNAVEDREAANAPMVMDACTRETLGEDNDCSQARDEMVAPHPQSEGVAGAGDFNRDKPELPASCRVFDLNVVETPDACEMTEISGDPQADHVSDSVPDLVGRIHQQTNCHASEIQGQDERAGDSHMSKNGHDLIRYDLNSEAVEDAQDIHLLENEKLLLSHGIDAHDMTRIQWSNGHLHLNQNADGLEHENDWMENHTVIGEQLLLGDGMDGHPVRKYQMASEPKRLPMGVYDLHSYNLKSEKMLLNDGADKHAHDSCHLKDGQMLLNQSANRQARIHNRANERTIPVINLEDDDYEEQSDIREFLESNCQCLGVGPAIL